In Acropora palmata chromosome 7, jaAcrPala1.3, whole genome shotgun sequence, one genomic interval encodes:
- the LOC141886276 gene encoding solute carrier family 35 member G1-like, whose translation MASQTFSRLFRKRRYVQDERLLENDMLLNEVVSDQDAVCSLEEDDISLHNSESSCTFTDLDKFPAELHNSSARTSQGESTVDEEPMMRILIRKSSSKNINSFVGIIFALLASTLLSVGALLVKLATSVPSFEFVFIRLTLQAVLSLPAMIFFKDTFIYPWKKSKLLVLRGILGVTAMSLVVYSIKHMNLADARVIFYTSPIYTAIFGRIFLKESITKFDIVATLLSLIGIVLIARPTFLFGSDNAGSNHVWFPTLLSVLAAVANALTIILVRKVAQQVKTRVVVFYFSFIGSIISLCAAIISGGMKYPDCGTYDTFYIIANAFLGYIAQLFSTKALQLEKASVVALVRTVGIAIAFFLQLIFLGIAPTGLSIGGAILVLLCNVVIFIKKYYDKKKSNGKSTPHVRAAQEQS comes from the coding sequence ATGGCCTCTCAAACTTTTTCGCGATTATTTCGAAAAAGAAGATATGTACAAGATGAGCGCCTGCTTGAAAATGACATGCTTCTCAACGAAGTTGTCTCTGATCAAGACGCGGTTTGTTCACTCGAAGAGGATGACATATCATTGCATAATTCGGAGAGCTCATGTACATTTACTGACCTCGATAAGTTTCCCGCAGAACTGCACAACTCCTCAGCTCGGACGAGCCAAGGAGAATCAACAGTTGACGAGGAACCCATGATGAGGATTCTTATCCGGAAGTCTTCATCAAAGAACATTAACTCTTTCGTTGGGATCATTTTTGCTCTGCTAGCGTCCACATTGCTTTCCGTAGGCGCTCTATTGGTAAAACTGGCAACAAGTGTCCCGAGTTTTGAGTTCGTGTTCATACGATTGACCTTACAAGCTGTTTTATCGCTACCAGCAATGATATTTTTCAAGGATACATTTATTTATCCCTGGAAGAAATCAAAGCTGTTAGTTCTGCGAGGTATATTAGGAGTTACTGCAATGTCACTGGTGGTTTATTCCATCAAACACATGAATTTGGCAGATGCAAGAGTTATATTTTACACCTCCCCAATTTACACAGCCATTTTTGGTCGCATCTTCTTGAAGGAGTCCATAACAAAGTTTGATATTGTGGCAACCTTGCTAAGTTTAATTGGAATAGTGTTAATTGCTAGgccaacatttttgtttgggTCTGACAATGCTGGATCCAACCATGTCTGGTTTCCTACTCTTCTGTCAGTGTTAGCAGCTGTTGCGAATGCGCTTACAATAATTCTAGTGCGGAAGGTCGCTCAACAGGTGAAAACCAGAGTCGTGGTATTCTACTTTTCATTCATTGGATCAATCATCAGCCTATGTGCGGCAATAATTTCTGGAGGAATGAAATACCCTGACTGTGGAACTTATGACACTTTCTACATTATTGCTAATGCATTTCTTGGATATATTGCCCAGTTGTTTTCCACTAAAGCCTTGCAGTTGGAGAAAGCATCTGTGGTGGCATTGGTTCGCACTGTAGGAATTGCCATAGCATTTTTTCTTCAGCTCATTTTTCTTGGCATTGCCCCAACTGGACTCAGTATCGGTGGTGCCATCCTGGTTCTCCTGTGCAATGTTGtcatatttattaaaaaatattatgataAAAAGAAATCTAATGGCAAGTCTACTCCACACGTAAGAGCTGCTCAGGAACAATCATAG
- the LOC141886272 gene encoding ribitol 5-phosphate transferase FKRP-like: protein MCDIFAKTRRHKFRSFSLMPISKCQIVLVCAIIFNCLILFYVSHVHNINGSWLRHKQDAEFKKRIDDGKLNASADSRHEFEKDVTIVFLEFEEFENDVGRTIRSIFYQFPNIHIVVISQSRPYPPLDLPAGKVLVVIQEVPPDQKQSSGRPENFITTPYVMFVPDGVRFDSASLPITMLAELQSVATTKPQLKVIAVPINTRTANECNKLTFDIKRWTLEYAVSEEEAQSYYRTCDAVGPNQVILLKAAFLHSLSAPYLRPFPESLFIQASVHHIKTKLLHKMSFPQGFRLFKNPHTQWKYENNVKIRKVAMFKKLGIKRVSSPMGKIDWYGCGKNTGRCFGTVYDDMPDYLYMSRWTPPCCLQHLRETARHLFSILKRDGVHYWLEGGSLLGAARYGDIIPWDYDIDIGIYQHEIEKCSYLAQAEKLSNAGKKFVDEQGFTWEKAIEGEFYRIQYSEFNHLHVDIFPFYEKDGIMTKNTWFETHRQDREFPAHYLKPLGTIDFIGMEASAPNHVRDFLELKFGKGVIENPQYPNPQKLKKKS from the coding sequence ATGTgtgatatttttgcaaaaactcGTCGACACAAGTTTCGCAGTTTCTCTTTGATGCCAATTTCAAAGTGTCAAATTGTTTTGGTCTGTGCCataattttcaattgtttgaTACTGTTCTACGTTTCTCATGTGCACAACATCAATGGGAGCTGGTTGCGACACAAGCAAGATGCAGAATTCAAGAAGAGAATTGACGATGGAAAATTGAATGCCTCAGCTGATTCGCGCCATGAATTCGAAAAAGATGTAACCATAGTTTTTCTTGAATTCGAGGAGTTCGAGAATGACGTCGGCCGGACAATCCGTTCTATCTTTTATCAATTTCCAAACATTCATATCGTAGTCATTTCACAAAGCAGACCTTATCCACCATTAGATTTGCCAGCTGGAAAAGTTCTTGTGGTCATACAAGAAGTCCCGCCTGACCAAAAACAGTCATCTGGAAGGCCAGAAAATTTCATTACAACACCATACGTCATGTTTGTGCCAGATGGTGTGCGGTTTGATTCTGCCAGCTTGCCAATTACGATGCTTGCTGAATTACAGTCAGTGGCAACTACAAAACCTCAACTGAAAGTTATAGCAGTACCAATAAATACAAGGACAGCAAATGAATGCAACAAACTAACTTTTGACATCAAACGCTGGACATTAGAGTATGCAGTGTCTGAGGAAGAAGCTCAAAGTTACTACAGGACTTGTGATGCAGTAGGCCCAAATCAAGTGATTTTGTTAAAAGCAGCATTTCTGCACAGCCTTAGTGCGCCTTACTTGCGACCCTTTCCTGAGAGCTTATTTATTCAAGCATCTGTGCACCATATCAAAACAAAGCTTCTACATAAAATGTCTTTCCCACAAGGATTCAGACTGTTTAAAAATCCCCATACTCAGTGGAAGTATGAAAACAATGTGAAAATACGAAAAGTTGCAATGTTCAAAAAGCTAGGCATTAAAAGAGTTTCTTCCCCAATGGGAAAAATAGATTGGTATGGCTGTGGTAAGAACACAGGGCGCTGCTTTGGTACTGTTTATGACGACATGCCGGATTACCTGTACATGTCAAGATGGACTCCACCCTGCTGTCTCCAACATTTGCGAGAAACAGCTCGTCATCTCTTtagcattttgaaaagggaTGGTGTGCATTACTGGTTAGAGGGAGGCAGTTTGCTAGGTGCTGCTCGCTATGGTGATATTATTCCATGGGATTATGATATTGACATTGGAATTTATCAGcatgaaattgaaaagtgtTCATATCTGGCTCAAGCAGAAAAACTTTCAAATGCTGGAAAGAAGTTTGTAGATGAACAAGGGTTCACCTGGGAAAAAGCTATCGAAGGAGAATTCTACAGAATTCAATATAGTGAGTTTAATCATTTGCATGTagacatttttcctttttatgaaAAGGATGGCATCATGACCAAGAATACATGGTTTGAAACCCACAGACAAGACAGGGAATTTCCTGCTCATTATTTGAAACCTTTAGGAACAATTGATTTTATTGGTATGGAAGCTTCTGCTCCAAACCACGTGAGGGACTTTTTAGAGTTGAAATTTGGTAAAGGTGTTATTGAAAACCCACAGTATCCTAATCCACAGAAGCTGAAGAAGAAATCCTAA
- the LOC141886279 gene encoding nucleolar and spindle-associated protein 1-like, with protein sequence MEVTFEVNELEKMKRPELQQLCKTFGIKANMKNSLLIEALKEQAAQFSSKRKRSFSAKISPLVNTSTATTEETDNQEMTETQDDDDDNETYKKQLLDQLEKKVEEKMPVDCKIPRFVQFAKNLKSTKDNDHSKTPGNKWSEIHKVQFEKMDSIDVYLEKKRKRREFFNQSAKRAKSVEANRKSLDKQAEVPVFKPTALDKSATFVFGSPSAKPFFQAAKKEARVSIAKSTITKGKKLKSPKITKPLVPGDSTKSGQTRNRSRRTIAMASAVENKPKTPANPARKSMVMTPFRCSPVNVTAAPTPTPKKKFDLQASLAKSLPYKPHTGKLKPLSSYREEYRPTLSESKLKGHKVDVKKAKVTTREERWLKENFGRERRRATVLNRQRGIVC encoded by the exons ATGGAAGTAACTTTTGAAGTGAACGAACTGGAGAAAATGAAACGCCCAGAGCTTCAACAGCTGTGCAAAACGTTTGGAATCAAGGCAAACATGAAG AATTCACTACTCATTGAAGCACTGAAAGAACAAGCCGCGCAGTTTTcaagcaagagaaaaag ATCATTTAGTGCCAAGATATCGCCATTAGTGAACACTTCAACAGCAACTACCGAGGAAACTGATAATCAGGAAATGACTGAGACacaagatgatgatgatgacaatgagaCATACAAAAAGCAACTTTTGGatcaacttgaaaagaaagttGAGGAAAAGA tgcctGTGGACTGTAAGATTCCCAGATTTGTGCAGTTTGCAAAAAATCTTAAATCTACAAAAGATAATGATCACAGTAAAACTCCAG gcAATAAATGGAGTGAAATTCACAAGGTACAATTTGAAAA AATGGATTCCATTGATGTTTATTTggagaagaaaaggaaacgaAGAGAATTCTTCAACCAATCTGCTAAAAGAgctaag TCTGTTGAAGCCAATCGCAAGAGTCTAGACAAACAAGCAGAGGTTCCTGTGTTCAAACCAACTGCTCTCGATAAGTCTGCAACATTTGTGTTCGGATCTCCATCAGCTAAACCATTCTTCCAAGCAGCAAAGAAGGAAGCGAGGGTATCCATTGCAAAATCAACAAttacaaaaggcaaaaagCTGAAGTCTCCCAAGATAACAAAACCTTTAGTCCCTGGAGACTCCACAAAAAGTGGTCAAACTAGAAATCGTTCTCGCAGAACAATTGCCATGGCAAGTGCTGTTGAAAACAAACCCAAGACACCAGCAAATCCTGCTCGCAAATCAATGGTTATGACGCCTTTCAG GTGTTCACCTGTAAATGTCACAGCAGCTCCAACACCAACTCCCAAGAAAAAGTTTGACCTCCAAGCAAGTTTGGCCAAATCACTTCCTTACAAGCCTCACACAGGAAAACTAAAGCCCCTTTCTAGCTATAGAGAGGAATATAGGCCAACCCTTAGTGAGTCAAAGCTGAAAGGTCATAAAGTGGATGTTAAAAAGGCAAAGGTCACCACAAG GGAGGAACGCTGGTTAAAAGAGAACTTTGGAAGAGAAAGACGTAGAGCAACTGTTCTGAACAGGCAAAGGGGGAttgtttgttaa
- the LOC141886274 gene encoding protein phosphatase 2C-like domain-containing protein 1: MEDYPKSDEYASREADLAIKKDSLHLPPIRPVAAKPEISIICLKCGEETKVRNLKDHQEFHNALEMFRYSVESKPTSVKHLLRRRRAIMHRLNETANSSHPVSTRKLHKLNHAYELLKNDIEGTSTALRNMDDLFQIHRDLQGKGKTLSCALAFGVCQHANERWKTSMEDRYAFKDCFCNDPQSGFFAIYDGYSGSMAADKCARFLGDILEQKVEGIYHANSKRENVNSEISAAFKDAFAEMDKVLLYGIEEQSRNRWSGCSALTCLLRGNNLYVANAGNIRAVLCRGDGSIDRLSNNHSPRDKKERRRVLRAKGDICKSDKTALVNGVVQSTRGLGNHGDANLKSSVIRVPVVNCLTLEESDQFLILATNGVWEVFSEEEVILLLEDIIPDIDVKAIVMRMQERATARKEGFLVEKCDKIPRRDSGVVDNDRQTLKRGQKLLTNYQIDEQNNQEHVEGSEETDTELEETTDCTSSKLSRSRGSKLMRKEKPTALAKALSERLVEGALLAGSHDNITVAVVLLNGCPLQLFLLPEI; encoded by the coding sequence ATGGAAGATTACCCGAAAAGCGATGAATATGCTTCAAGGGAAGCAGATTTGGCTATTAAGAAAGACTCTTTGCACTTGCCACCGATTCGTCCGGTTGCTGCAAAGCCCGAAATTTCGATAATCTGCTTGAAATGCGGCGAAGAAACTAAGGTAAGAAATCTGAAAGATCACCAGGAATTCCACAATGCGTTGGAAATGTTCCGATACTCCGTGGAAAGCAAGCCCACTAGCGTCAAACATTTATTGAGACGTAGGAGAGCCATTATGCATCGATTAAATGAAACGGCCAACTCCAGTCATCCCGTTTCGACGAGGAAACTTCATAAACTTAATCACGCTTACGAGCTATTGAAAAATGATATCGAAGGAACAAGTACAGCACTCCGAAATATGGACGACTTATTTCAAATTCACCGCGATTTGCAGGGAAAGGGGAAAACATTGAGCTGTGCTCTTGCTTTTGGAGTTTGTCAACATGCGAATGAACGCTGGAAAACGTCGATGGAGGATAGGTATGCATTTAAGGATTGTTTTTGCAACGACCCACAGAGCGGATTTTTTGCGATTTATGACGGATATTCTGGAAGCATGGCTGCAGACAAATGCGCTCGTTTCCTCGGTGATATTCTCGAACAGAAAGTTGAGGGAATTTACCACGCTAACTCGAAACGAGAGAACGTGAACTCGGAAATAAGCGCTGCCTTTAAAGATGCATTTGCCGAAATGGATAAAGTCTTACTTTACGGTATAGAAGAACAATCGAGGAATCGTTGGAGTGGATGCTCTGCGCTCACTTGTTTGTTGAGGGGGAACAATTTGTACGTTGCAAATGCCGGAAATATTAGAGCTGTTTTGTGTCGAGGTGATGGGTCTATAGACCGTCTGTCCAACAATCATAGCCCCAGAGATAAGAAGGAGAGACGCCGGGTGCTTCGAGCAAAGGGCGATATTTGCAAGAGTGATAAAACAGCTTTAGTGAATGGGGTTGTCCAAAGTACACGTGGTCTTGGAAATCACGGAGACGCAAATCTGAAGTCAAGTGTCATTAGAGTTCCTGTAGTCAACTGTCTCACTTTAGAGGAGTCAGACCAATTTCTCATACTGGCCACAAATGGAGTATGGGAAGTTTTCAGTGAAGAAGAAGTTATTCTCCTCTTAGAGGATATCATTCCTGATATTGATGTCAAAGCAATTGTGATGAGAATGCAGGAAAGAGCCACTGCGCGGAAAGAAGGGTTTCTTGTCGAAAAATGTGATAAAATCCCTAGACGGGATAGCGGTGTGGTGGACAATGACAGGCAGACTTTGAAAAGAGGGCAAAAATTGTTGACAAATTACCAAATAGATGAACAGAACAATCAAGAACATGTTGAAGGTTCAGAAGAAACTGACACAGAGTTGGAAGAAACAACAGATTGCACATCATCCAAATTATCAAGGTCACGTGGATCAAAGCTGATGAGGAAAGAAAAGCCCACAGCGTTGGCCAAAGCTTTAAGTGAAAGACTGGTAGAGGGAGCTTTACTGGCAGGTAGCCATGACAACATCACAGTAGCAGTAGTTCTGTTGAATGGGTGTCCACTTcagctttttcttcttcctgaGATCTAA